A stretch of Desulfurivibrio alkaliphilus AHT 2 DNA encodes these proteins:
- a CDS encoding FecR domain-containing protein, with the protein MSQRPLLQPVVFLAALVCLLAVTFWSAPPATAAEEVATVVALRGTAVAVDAAGAERALAIKAPIHRQDTIRTGPRGRLQLMFTDNTIISLGVNAELEIAEYQWDQQEGELNTRVNQGAFRVMGGSVARTSPEKFTTDTPAATIGIRGSMYAGRVSDGALAVVFQGGTGIIVSNPAGTVEITTPGMGTRVASRTAAPTPPTVFTQEDLGALEDEEVDEEAAEEETVEDETPAEEPAEEEWEDAALDEPEEAAAPVAAAPAPITDTAVDQATETTTDAAQDEWEQTVVEADPEPTDPDPTDPEPIDPEPTDPSEAVYSGRGIEIIYSSMQEEVAVEHLVLTDKPSELTEIEAGLLEYNEQSDFSDGEYSAVWSYTDATQVEEWEEGDDFDFQFTFVMVDDRGEFWLYEQWSDTETDESWTYSEKMFFYGSETPVDLMPTSGGAIYHGFFTGASDDVDYGWEEFFGDFSLAVNWETGKVVGYFIDDEHYGRPIPVYLTGEVDGSSLSSVSIFGLDYDDYGDGALYDAWITTGSGTFAQFYGTYYQGLGLVAEGQSGSLYYDDAQEDWSVVGGGFRDPVFTLPEQAASSTWRGFVTAMEINLVEEPGTPPELFRSTSAEYFELQIDRQAGMFSGQIIEAESATTTGLSIGGLEVAGFYVSDNFLAGELSSASDSDLQGALGGSGEYYFYDFEDEADYFQIGELAEHVSWGYWGAAFTGQDEMPYLISPAGSFWVAGELTPADTVLGMIDAEVTGTYEGGAEGILIFEGTMADLYNGQTTLNINFGDANINGSITFSEIAELTIDGSSSLGPDGFAADVTSVEFFGGEPTLASGGISGAFFGPNAESVGGNFHAEGGGAQFLGIFGGDR; encoded by the coding sequence ATGTCTCAGCGCCCTCTATTGCAGCCCGTGGTTTTTCTTGCCGCCCTGGTTTGCCTGCTGGCCGTTACCTTCTGGTCGGCGCCGCCGGCGACCGCTGCCGAAGAAGTGGCCACGGTGGTGGCCCTGCGCGGTACGGCGGTGGCGGTGGATGCCGCCGGCGCCGAGCGTGCCCTGGCCATCAAGGCGCCCATCCACCGGCAAGATACCATCCGCACCGGGCCCCGGGGGCGGCTGCAGCTGATGTTCACCGACAACACCATCATCAGCCTGGGGGTTAACGCCGAGCTGGAGATTGCCGAATATCAGTGGGACCAGCAGGAAGGGGAGCTGAACACCCGGGTCAACCAGGGGGCCTTTCGGGTAATGGGCGGCTCTGTGGCCCGCACCTCGCCGGAAAAATTCACCACCGACACCCCCGCTGCCACCATCGGTATCCGTGGCTCCATGTACGCCGGCCGGGTAAGCGACGGCGCCCTGGCGGTGGTCTTCCAGGGCGGCACCGGGATTATCGTCAGCAACCCGGCGGGCACGGTGGAGATTACCACCCCCGGCATGGGTACCCGGGTAGCCTCCCGCACCGCCGCCCCGACCCCGCCCACCGTCTTCACCCAGGAAGACCTGGGGGCCCTGGAAGACGAAGAGGTGGATGAAGAGGCCGCCGAAGAGGAGACGGTGGAGGATGAGACCCCCGCCGAAGAACCGGCCGAGGAGGAGTGGGAAGATGCCGCCCTGGATGAGCCCGAAGAGGCCGCCGCCCCGGTGGCCGCCGCCCCGGCTCCCATCACCGACACCGCCGTGGACCAGGCTACCGAAACCACCACCGACGCCGCCCAGGATGAATGGGAGCAAACGGTGGTGGAGGCTGACCCCGAACCAACCGATCCGGATCCCACCGACCCGGAACCAATTGACCCGGAACCCACCGACCCGTCGGAGGCCGTTTATTCCGGCCGGGGTATTGAAATCATATACAGCAGCATGCAAGAAGAGGTTGCGGTTGAACATCTGGTGCTGACCGACAAACCCTCCGAATTGACGGAAATCGAGGCCGGCCTGTTGGAGTATAACGAACAGAGCGACTTTAGCGACGGCGAGTACAGTGCGGTATGGTCTTACACCGATGCAACGCAAGTTGAGGAATGGGAAGAAGGGGACGATTTCGACTTCCAGTTCACCTTTGTAATGGTCGATGACCGTGGCGAGTTCTGGCTTTATGAACAATGGTCCGACACCGAAACCGACGAGAGCTGGACTTACAGCGAGAAAATGTTTTTCTACGGCTCGGAAACCCCGGTCGACCTGATGCCCACCAGCGGTGGCGCGATTTATCACGGTTTCTTTACCGGTGCCAGCGACGATGTGGATTACGGCTGGGAGGAGTTTTTCGGTGATTTCTCGCTGGCGGTGAACTGGGAAACCGGCAAGGTGGTGGGCTATTTCATAGATGACGAACACTACGGCCGGCCGATCCCCGTTTACCTGACGGGAGAAGTGGACGGTTCCTCGTTGAGTTCGGTTTCCATTTTTGGCCTGGACTACGATGACTACGGTGATGGCGCACTTTACGACGCCTGGATAACCACCGGCAGCGGTACCTTCGCCCAGTTCTACGGCACGTATTACCAGGGGCTGGGGCTTGTCGCCGAAGGGCAGTCCGGTTCGCTGTATTACGACGATGCACAGGAAGACTGGTCGGTGGTGGGCGGTGGTTTCCGCGACCCCGTCTTTACCTTGCCGGAACAGGCTGCTTCCTCCACCTGGCGGGGGTTTGTCACCGCCATGGAAATCAACCTGGTGGAGGAACCGGGCACGCCGCCGGAACTGTTCCGCAGTACCAGCGCCGAATATTTTGAATTGCAGATCGATCGCCAGGCCGGGATGTTCAGTGGCCAGATCATTGAGGCCGAGTCGGCCACCACCACAGGCCTAAGCATCGGCGGCTTGGAAGTGGCCGGCTTTTACGTGAGCGACAACTTCCTGGCCGGCGAGCTTAGCAGCGCCAGCGATAGCGACCTGCAGGGGGCGCTGGGCGGCAGCGGCGAATACTATTTCTACGATTTTGAAGATGAAGCGGACTATTTCCAGATCGGCGAGCTGGCCGAGCACGTCTCCTGGGGCTACTGGGGAGCGGCCTTTACCGGCCAGGACGAGATGCCGTACCTGATCAGCCCCGCCGGCTCTTTCTGGGTGGCCGGTGAGCTTACCCCGGCAGATACGGTGCTGGGAATGATCGATGCCGAAGTAACCGGCACCTATGAGGGAGGGGCTGAGGGAATACTGATCTTCGAAGGCACCATGGCTGACCTCTACAATGGGCAAACCACCCTGAACATCAATTTCGGCGACGCTAACATCAACGGCAGCATCACCTTCTCGGAGATTGCCGAACTGACCATAGATGGAAGCTCCTCGCTTGGCCCCGATGGCTTTGCCGCCGATGTCACTTCGGTAGAGTTTTTTGGTGGTGAACCAACTCTCGCGTCCGGCGGCATCAGCGGCGCTTTCTTCGGCCCCAACGCCGAATCCGTTGGCGGCAACTTCCACGCCGAAGGCGGCGGGGCCCAGTTTCTGGGCATCTTTGGAGGCGACCGTTGA
- a CDS encoding surface lipoprotein assembly modifier, with translation MMKRQQVGPCSAAAILLALVLFFGSLPAAADPVLSGRQMLAEQRYDEAYELLLTAFRADPGHPEINFLLGRAAFESGRTEEAVMAYERVLLHNPEANRAKLELARSYLRLGSRELARQYFHEVLATNPPEPVWQNIQRFLAAMDAAEKKHFINGLVTLGVGYDDNVNTFPANDTVRFNGWQVDLKGEEKSNWLLNTNLVLNHIYRARYNSPWNWKTTFTNYNAFHESVNDMDLNLFALSTGPTWRRDRLLLQAAVGYTHVDLGFDRYLGMLGLSAGGTWLLSPNWALNGGLEWRDRDFHKNDDRDSTNLLVTLGPVFSHGDNRVGLTLGYETNDADTDHYSYDRWRLGLRYDRQLPNDFAAFAAVRYQETDYDDDEPLFNKAREDETIFYQLGLSRVFWRAADSRRSLTGQISYSYTDADSNIELYEYTKSVANLALTYTF, from the coding sequence ATGATGAAAAGGCAACAAGTTGGTCCCTGTTCGGCAGCCGCGATTTTGCTGGCCCTGGTGCTCTTCTTCGGTTCTTTGCCGGCGGCGGCAGACCCGGTGCTCTCCGGGCGCCAGATGCTGGCCGAGCAGCGCTATGACGAGGCCTACGAGTTACTGCTGACGGCCTTCCGGGCCGACCCCGGCCATCCCGAAATCAATTTTCTTTTGGGCCGCGCCGCCTTTGAGTCGGGCCGCACCGAAGAGGCGGTGATGGCCTACGAACGGGTGCTGCTGCATAATCCGGAGGCCAACCGGGCCAAGCTGGAGTTGGCCCGCTCCTACCTGCGCCTGGGCTCCCGGGAGCTGGCCCGCCAGTATTTTCACGAGGTGCTGGCCACCAACCCGCCGGAGCCGGTCTGGCAAAACATCCAGCGTTTTCTGGCGGCCATGGATGCGGCGGAAAAAAAGCATTTCATCAACGGCCTGGTCACCCTGGGGGTGGGGTATGACGACAACGTCAACACCTTCCCGGCCAACGATACGGTGCGCTTCAACGGTTGGCAGGTGGACTTGAAAGGGGAGGAAAAGAGCAACTGGCTGCTCAACACCAACCTGGTCCTCAACCATATCTACCGCGCCCGCTATAACAGCCCCTGGAACTGGAAAACCACCTTCACCAACTACAACGCCTTCCACGAAAGCGTCAACGACATGGACCTCAACCTCTTTGCCTTGAGCACCGGCCCCACCTGGCGCCGCGACCGTTTGCTGCTGCAGGCGGCGGTGGGTTACACCCATGTCGACCTGGGTTTTGATCGCTACCTGGGCATGCTCGGCTTATCTGCCGGCGGCACCTGGCTGCTCTCGCCCAACTGGGCGCTCAACGGTGGCCTGGAGTGGCGGGACCGGGACTTTCATAAAAACGACGACCGGGACTCCACCAACCTGCTGGTTACCCTGGGGCCGGTATTCAGCCACGGCGACAACCGGGTCGGCCTGACCTTGGGCTATGAAACCAACGACGCCGACACCGACCATTATTCCTACGACCGCTGGCGGCTGGGCCTGCGTTACGATCGCCAGTTGCCCAACGATTTTGCCGCCTTTGCCGCGGTGCGCTACCAGGAAACCGACTACGATGACGACGAGCCGTTGTTCAATAAGGCCCGCGAAGATGAAACGATCTTTTATCAACTCGGGCTCTCCAGAGTGTTCTGGCGGGCGGCAGACAGCCGGCGCAGCCTCACCGGCCAGATCAGCTACAGCTATACCGACGCCGACTCCAATATCGAGTTGTACGAATACACCAAAAGCGTGGCCAATTTGGCCCTGACCTATACCTTTTAG
- a CDS encoding cytochrome-c peroxidase, with product MPITPLNFFSGCRLITASAAGLLLFFGLAWLAGYGPSTSPFAVAAQADSGPVGDVAESQLITREPIQPIPRQIAYDREKAELGRRLFNETMLSLDHSISCASCHDLNGGGHDPRPASIGIHSRQGTMASPTVFNAVFNFRQFWNGRAADLREQAAGPLTDPLEMGMSEQEVERRLNEDPGYREAFSKIYGGRQVRFEQVLDALAEFQRALITPDSLFDLYLRGEAVLMPQQQQGYLEFKELGCVTCHNGVNVGGNSFQKMGVIFPRETDDERKIMDLNQVSGREEDRQVFKVPTLRNITLTAPYFHDGSAADLPEALQNMAHHNLGVELSSRQIYLLVAFLETLTGQRPTILK from the coding sequence ATGCCTATTACACCTCTTAATTTTTTTTCCGGCTGTCGGCTGATCACGGCCAGCGCGGCCGGGCTGCTGCTGTTTTTCGGGTTGGCCTGGCTGGCTGGCTATGGCCCCTCTACGTCGCCCTTTGCCGTTGCCGCCCAGGCCGACTCCGGGCCGGTGGGGGATGTTGCCGAAAGCCAACTGATCACCCGCGAGCCTATCCAGCCCATACCCCGGCAGATCGCTTACGACCGGGAAAAGGCCGAACTGGGTCGGCGGCTGTTCAACGAGACCATGCTGTCGCTGGACCACTCGATTTCCTGCGCCTCCTGCCACGATCTCAACGGCGGCGGCCACGACCCCCGGCCGGCGTCCATCGGCATTCACAGCCGGCAAGGCACCATGGCCTCTCCCACCGTCTTTAACGCGGTGTTCAATTTTCGCCAGTTCTGGAACGGCCGGGCCGCCGACCTGCGGGAACAGGCGGCCGGGCCGCTAACGGACCCGCTGGAAATGGGGATGAGCGAGCAGGAGGTGGAACGGCGGCTCAATGAAGACCCCGGCTACCGTGAGGCCTTCAGCAAAATATACGGCGGCCGGCAGGTGCGTTTCGAGCAAGTGCTGGATGCCCTGGCCGAGTTCCAGCGGGCCCTGATCACCCCGGACAGCCTTTTCGATCTGTACCTGCGCGGCGAGGCGGTGCTTATGCCCCAACAGCAGCAGGGGTACCTGGAATTCAAGGAGCTGGGTTGTGTTACCTGCCACAACGGGGTCAATGTCGGCGGCAATTCATTTCAGAAGATGGGGGTGATCTTTCCCCGTGAAACCGATGATGAACGCAAGATCATGGATCTTAACCAGGTCTCCGGCCGGGAAGAGGACCGCCAGGTCTTCAAGGTGCCCACCCTGCGCAATATCACCCTTACCGCCCCCTACTTCCACGACGGCTCCGCCGCCGATCTGCCGGAGGCCCTGCAGAACATGGCTCACCACAACCTGGGGGTGGAGCTTAGCAGCCGACAGATCTACCTTCTGGTGGCTTTTCTGGAAACCCTGACCGGCCAAAGGCCGACCATTCTTAAGTGA
- a CDS encoding putative bifunctional diguanylate cyclase/phosphodiesterase yields MHLDREHTTAPADAGPGLRAKIYLTIAFALLVGVLFAYYSQQAKEQTTTRLTLMSQLNELDRRQQELDGEILHSGFFLFHNYDNIHAMLGGIGNTLQHIEALYARVSTGGASAVPKLLAEYHRSLAAKEELVYRFLTTNSMLKNSAMYVPGLSRRIMLEHPEISHHHHRLLTDLTSALYLAHNTMDPDLLAAMQTPLGKLAAMTVPPENQPLVQLHQAMLAHGQVFQDTLPTYNYLLNRTMDSSGAAILDQLLKALQAENQRWLNRLNLLSYIFFAAFLASVGLIILLLVKTERENQALNRMSQALHRAATRDQLTGLANRFAFDSDQGRCRHPLLLLINIDDFKHVNDLYGVRAGDYVLTELAAILRRQLPAQPWGRCYRLGGDDFGLLLDEADTTVQPQSLAQQVLAAVDQSEFNYRDQPIRINVSIGISRLRPLLETADLALNEVKKLRRGSFLIYQEELNLQERIADNLQVLENARRALSNDDVLVYYQPIVDNRTGKIVKFESLVRLRNPDGQVLSPVMFLDVVKESSLYPEFTRRMVDKTFADLADCRYGFSLNLSIADIVEQEVQDFIMAKIKAHPEIARRLTFEILESEGVENIALVQSFIERVKAAGCQIAIDDFGSGYSNFAHILQFKVDSIKIDATLIRNIHQDQQAQVLVRTIVDFCRQLGINTVAEFVHSEEVLQVVKELGIDYSQGYFLGKPAPHCS; encoded by the coding sequence ATGCACCTTGATCGGGAACATACGACGGCCCCGGCCGACGCCGGCCCGGGGCTGAGGGCCAAGATTTACTTGACCATTGCCTTCGCCCTGCTGGTGGGGGTGCTCTTTGCCTATTACAGCCAGCAGGCCAAGGAACAGACCACCACCAGACTGACCCTGATGAGCCAGCTCAACGAACTGGACCGCCGGCAGCAGGAGCTGGACGGGGAGATTCTGCACAGCGGCTTTTTTCTCTTCCACAACTACGATAACATTCACGCCATGCTGGGCGGCATCGGCAATACCCTGCAGCATATTGAAGCGCTGTACGCCCGGGTAAGCACCGGCGGCGCCTCTGCGGTGCCAAAATTGCTGGCTGAGTACCACCGTAGCCTGGCCGCCAAAGAGGAGCTGGTTTACCGCTTTCTGACCACCAACTCCATGCTGAAAAACTCGGCCATGTATGTTCCGGGACTGAGCCGGCGGATCATGCTGGAGCATCCCGAGATCAGCCATCACCACCACCGCCTGCTCACCGATCTGACCTCGGCGCTGTACCTGGCCCATAACACCATGGACCCGGATCTGCTGGCCGCCATGCAAACCCCGCTGGGCAAGCTGGCCGCCATGACCGTGCCGCCGGAAAACCAACCCCTGGTGCAGCTGCACCAGGCCATGCTGGCCCACGGCCAGGTGTTTCAAGACACCCTGCCGACCTATAATTACCTGCTTAACCGCACCATGGACTCCTCCGGCGCCGCCATTCTGGACCAACTGCTAAAGGCCCTGCAGGCGGAAAACCAGCGCTGGCTGAACCGCCTGAATTTGCTTTCCTACATCTTCTTTGCCGCCTTTCTGGCCTCGGTGGGTCTGATTATTCTGCTGCTGGTCAAGACCGAGCGGGAAAACCAGGCCTTAAACCGGATGAGCCAGGCCCTGCACCGGGCCGCCACTCGGGACCAGTTGACCGGCCTGGCCAACCGCTTCGCCTTCGACAGCGACCAGGGCCGTTGCCGCCACCCCTTGCTACTGCTGATCAATATCGACGATTTCAAGCACGTCAACGACCTTTACGGGGTTCGGGCCGGGGATTATGTGCTTACCGAGTTGGCCGCCATTCTCCGCCGACAACTTCCGGCCCAACCCTGGGGCCGCTGCTACCGCTTGGGCGGCGATGATTTCGGGCTGCTGCTCGATGAGGCCGACACGACCGTGCAGCCCCAAAGCCTGGCCCAGCAGGTGCTGGCGGCGGTGGATCAATCCGAGTTCAATTACCGCGACCAGCCCATCCGGATTAATGTCTCCATCGGTATCTCGCGGCTGCGGCCCCTGCTGGAAACCGCCGACCTGGCCTTAAACGAGGTTAAAAAGCTGCGCCGGGGCAGTTTTTTGATTTACCAGGAAGAGCTTAACCTGCAAGAGCGGATTGCCGACAACCTGCAGGTACTGGAAAACGCCCGCCGGGCCCTGAGCAACGACGATGTGCTGGTCTATTACCAGCCCATTGTCGATAACCGCACCGGCAAGATCGTTAAGTTTGAATCGCTGGTACGGCTACGCAACCCCGACGGCCAGGTGCTCTCGCCGGTGATGTTCTTGGATGTGGTGAAGGAATCGTCGCTGTACCCGGAGTTTACCAGGCGGATGGTGGATAAGACTTTCGCCGATTTGGCCGACTGCCGTTACGGCTTTTCCCTGAACCTTTCCATCGCCGACATCGTTGAGCAGGAGGTGCAGGATTTCATCATGGCCAAGATTAAAGCCCACCCGGAGATTGCCCGGCGGCTGACCTTTGAAATTCTGGAAAGCGAGGGGGTGGAAAACATCGCTTTGGTGCAAAGCTTTATCGAGCGGGTAAAGGCGGCGGGCTGTCAGATTGCCATCGACGACTTCGGCTCGGGCTATTCCAACTTCGCCCACATTTTGCAGTTCAAGGTGGACAGCATCAAGATCGACGCCACCCTGATCCGCAATATTCACCAGGACCAGCAGGCCCAGGTGCTGGTGCGCACCATTGTCGACTTCTGTCGCCAGCTGGGAATCAATACCGTGGCCGAGTTCGTGCACTCCGAGGAGGTGCTGCAGGTGGTCAAGGAACTGGGCATTGACTATTCCCAGGGATACTTCCTGGGCAAACCCGCCCCACACTGCTCGTAA
- a CDS encoding DUF4168 domain-containing protein, whose amino-acid sequence MSEQVTTTANQGIKKGLLAGALALLLLALPGLVMAYPGGGGQPGMGAEAAPQDFDQATLQSFAVASVQLQEIQQEYAGRLEGVQDQDKAIELQQQANEKMVATVEEEGLDVQTYNAIANAMNTSPELHARIMAKIEAEQNR is encoded by the coding sequence ATGAGTGAACAAGTTACCACCACTGCGAACCAAGGGATCAAAAAAGGTCTGCTGGCCGGTGCCCTTGCCCTTTTGCTGTTGGCTCTTCCCGGCCTGGTAATGGCCTATCCCGGTGGCGGCGGCCAGCCGGGCATGGGGGCGGAGGCCGCTCCCCAGGATTTTGATCAGGCCACCCTGCAGAGCTTTGCCGTAGCCTCGGTGCAGCTCCAGGAGATTCAACAGGAGTATGCCGGCCGGCTGGAAGGGGTACAGGACCAGGATAAGGCCATTGAACTGCAGCAGCAGGCCAACGAAAAAATGGTGGCCACCGTTGAAGAGGAAGGGCTGGATGTGCAGACCTACAATGCCATCGCCAACGCCATGAACACCTCACCGGAACTGCACGCCCGGATCATGGCCAAGATCGAAGCAGAGCAAAACCGCTAA
- a CDS encoding sensor histidine kinase yields the protein MTQSWLRQGFSLRLTLVLFLVFPLLALLGLASFSGLRGLENRVELQMQKDIELIARAIRGPLEHALEFDRQRSLDRTLSSAFRFSEVYGVYVYDREGRQVAASGPAEPEVQRRELVQLAADGDRLGAYDEADGEEVYSYFVPLSDSVGRNLGLLQLTRDGSQFKAYITQARHQAMLLLSLLSLSLLALVIFAHHRIIGTPLTGLVESMARIAAGERRHRAVPRGPTEIRQLAVGMNRMLDSLAENEAQLARQQSEQRQLEERLRQSEKMAAIGGLAAGVAHELGTPLSLVAGKAQRMLRRQQSPENAAAFQEIRQAVERMSHIVRQLLDFGRNNQPRRKLVDPEIIAGNAAAQVRDEAEAAGVKIKLEDSQPPPRLRLDPIRLEQALVNLLRNAIQACQAGGAASPLVRLRWFTDDQQAGFQVEDNGPGIAKELYSRLFEPFFTTKEVGRGTGLGLAVVHSAVQDHGGSITVDRSDSGGACFTIYLAKE from the coding sequence ATGACACAATCATGGTTGCGGCAAGGTTTCAGTCTGCGGCTTACCCTGGTGCTTTTTTTGGTCTTTCCTTTGCTGGCCCTGCTGGGCCTGGCTTCTTTCTCCGGCCTGCGGGGGCTGGAGAACCGGGTGGAGTTGCAGATGCAGAAAGATATCGAGCTGATCGCCCGGGCCATCCGGGGGCCGCTGGAACACGCCCTGGAGTTTGACCGCCAGCGCAGCCTGGACCGGACCCTCTCTTCGGCCTTTCGCTTCAGCGAAGTTTACGGGGTTTACGTGTACGATCGGGAAGGTCGCCAGGTGGCGGCCAGCGGGCCGGCGGAGCCCGAAGTGCAGCGTCGGGAACTGGTGCAACTGGCCGCCGATGGCGACCGCCTTGGCGCCTACGACGAGGCCGACGGCGAGGAGGTCTATTCCTATTTCGTCCCCCTGAGCGATTCGGTGGGCCGCAACTTGGGGCTATTGCAACTCACCCGTGACGGCAGCCAGTTCAAGGCCTACATCACCCAGGCCCGCCACCAGGCCATGCTGCTGCTTAGCCTGCTCAGCCTGAGCCTGCTGGCCCTGGTGATCTTTGCCCACCACCGGATCATCGGCACCCCTCTGACCGGCCTGGTGGAAAGCATGGCCCGGATTGCCGCCGGCGAGCGCCGGCACCGGGCCGTGCCCCGCGGCCCCACCGAAATCCGCCAGCTGGCGGTGGGCATGAACCGGATGCTGGACAGCCTGGCGGAAAACGAGGCCCAACTGGCCCGCCAGCAAAGCGAACAACGGCAACTGGAAGAGCGCTTGCGGCAATCGGAAAAGATGGCGGCCATCGGCGGCTTGGCCGCCGGGGTGGCCCACGAGCTCGGCACCCCGCTCAGCCTGGTGGCCGGCAAGGCCCAGCGGATGCTGCGCCGCCAGCAGAGCCCGGAGAACGCCGCCGCCTTTCAGGAAATTCGCCAGGCAGTGGAGCGGATGAGCCATATCGTGCGCCAGTTGCTGGACTTTGGCCGCAACAACCAGCCCCGCCGCAAACTGGTGGACCCCGAGATAATTGCCGGCAACGCCGCCGCCCAGGTGCGGGATGAGGCCGAGGCGGCAGGGGTGAAAATTAAACTGGAAGACAGCCAGCCGCCGCCGCGCCTGCGACTGGACCCCATCCGCCTGGAACAGGCTCTGGTCAACCTGCTGCGCAATGCCATCCAGGCCTGCCAGGCCGGCGGCGCCGCCTCTCCTTTGGTTCGATTGCGCTGGTTCACCGACGACCAGCAGGCCGGTTTTCAGGTCGAAGATAACGGGCCAGGAATTGCCAAGGAGCTTTACTCCCGCCTCTTTGAACCCTTCTTCACCACCAAGGAGGTCGGCCGGGGCACCGGCCTGGGCCTGGCGGTGGTGCACAGCGCCGTCCAGGACCACGGCGGCAGCATTACCGTCGACCGCAGCGACAGCGGCGGTGCCTGCTTCACGATCTATTTGGCAAAAGAGTAA
- a CDS encoding sigma-54-dependent transcriptional regulator: MTEKILIIEDDRGLRTLLGEELTDAGFRVREAGAVPEGWKLVQQWQPDLILSDLRLPGPDGLTLLERLAALPPPRPALIIITAFGTVPQAVEALKKGADDFLTKPLDLDHLLLCLTKTLETRRLRLEVERFRKLLERDQDDFHGIIGRSGAMRRLFAAIGQVAAADGPVLITGESGVGKELVARAVHAESPRAEEKLIAVNCAGIPAELAESEFFGHAAGAFSGARHARQGLFMEARGGTLLLDEIGELPLNLQAKLLRILQDGMLRPVGSDREQQVEVRIIAASNRDLEKEVREGRFREDLYYRLETFRLPVPPLRQREDDLDLLCARFIELFATKMERPARSISPDALARLRRYPFPGNVRELKNTLERAVAFCPGREIGLAHLPERIRRGAANGRRPDNGDEGDGAGAAGHDHGTASGLPRQLLPEQADDPGELPSLEEISNRYVQLVMQQVNGNKRRAAQILGIGRRTLYRRLDTQP, from the coding sequence TTGACGGAAAAAATATTAATTATTGAAGATGACCGGGGGTTGCGCACCCTGCTGGGGGAAGAGTTGACCGACGCCGGTTTCCGGGTGCGGGAGGCGGGGGCGGTGCCCGAGGGCTGGAAATTGGTCCAGCAGTGGCAGCCGGACCTGATCCTCAGCGACCTGCGCCTGCCCGGCCCCGACGGCCTGACCCTGCTGGAGCGGCTGGCGGCTCTGCCCCCTCCCCGGCCGGCGCTGATCATCATCACCGCCTTCGGCACCGTGCCCCAGGCCGTGGAGGCGCTAAAAAAAGGGGCCGATGATTTTCTCACCAAGCCCCTGGATCTGGACCATCTCCTGCTGTGCCTTACAAAGACCCTGGAAACCCGGCGGCTGCGCCTGGAGGTGGAACGCTTCCGCAAGCTGCTGGAACGCGACCAGGATGACTTTCACGGCATTATCGGCCGCAGTGGGGCCATGCGTCGGCTCTTTGCCGCCATCGGGCAGGTGGCGGCCGCCGACGGCCCGGTGCTGATCACCGGTGAAAGCGGGGTGGGCAAGGAGTTGGTGGCCCGGGCGGTGCACGCCGAAAGCCCCCGGGCCGAAGAGAAACTGATCGCCGTCAACTGTGCCGGTATTCCCGCCGAATTGGCGGAGAGCGAGTTTTTCGGTCATGCCGCCGGGGCCTTCAGCGGCGCCCGGCATGCTCGCCAGGGGTTGTTCATGGAGGCCCGGGGCGGCACCCTGCTGCTGGATGAGATCGGCGAGCTGCCCCTTAACCTGCAGGCCAAGCTGCTGCGCATCCTCCAGGACGGCATGCTGCGGCCGGTGGGGTCCGACCGGGAACAGCAGGTGGAGGTGCGGATCATTGCCGCCAGCAACCGGGACCTGGAAAAAGAAGTACGGGAGGGCCGCTTCCGGGAGGATCTTTATTACCGCCTGGAAACCTTCCGCCTGCCGGTGCCGCCGCTAAGGCAGCGGGAAGATGACCTGGACCTGCTCTGCGCCCGTTTTATCGAGCTCTTTGCCACCAAAATGGAGCGCCCGGCGCGCAGCATTTCCCCCGACGCCCTGGCCCGCCTGCGCCGCTACCCCTTCCCGGGCAACGTGCGGGAGTTGAAAAACACCCTGGAGCGGGCGGTGGCCTTCTGCCCCGGGCGGGAAATCGGCCTGGCCCACCTGCCGGAACGAATCCGCCGGGGCGCCGCCAACGGCCGGCGCCCCGACAATGGCGACGAGGGCGACGGGGCCGGGGCAGCAGGTCATGACCACGGCACCGCTTCCGGCCTGCCCAGGCAGCTGTTGCCTGAGCAGGCCGACGACCCGGGCGAGCTGCCCTCGCTGGAGGAAATAAGCAACCGCTACGTCCAACTGGTCATGCAGCAGGTCAACGGCAACAAGCGCCGCGCCGCCCAGATCCTGGGGATAGGGCGGCGCACCCTCTACCGCCGCTTAGATACACAACCCTGA